One genomic segment of Alphaproteobacteria bacterium HT1-32 includes these proteins:
- the fliI gene encoding flagellar protein export ATPase FliI: MRSALIKSFISDVDQLTDRHLFGRVTAVLGMLVEVGGVQRALSVGDRCTIHARGGRHLPCEVVGFRNDRALMMPFGAVEGIGIGCRAEIGEAEPMIYPTREWLGRVINAMGEPIDGKGPLPRGDVGMPIHNTPPPAHQRQRVAGKLDVGVRVMNSFLTLCNGQRMGIFAGSGVGKSSVLSMIARGTSAEVNVIGLIGERGREAREFIEDDLGDDGMARSVIVAATSDEPPLMRRQAAYVTMAVAEFFRDQDCQVLCMMDSVTRFAMAQREISLSAGEPPTSKGYTPTVFAELPKLLERAGPGIDRGSITGLFTVLVEGDDHNEPISDAVRGILDGHIVLDREIAERGRYPAVNVLRSVSRTMPACNTAEETAIVSRARRLMATYDDMAELIRLGAYRKGSDPGIDEAIHYHEPLEEFMTQQKGEATDLATGYQRLAEILGA; this comes from the coding sequence TTGCGCAGTGCGCTGATCAAAAGCTTTATCAGTGATGTAGACCAGCTGACCGACCGGCATCTGTTCGGCCGGGTGACGGCTGTTCTCGGCATGCTGGTTGAAGTCGGCGGCGTCCAGCGGGCGTTGTCCGTCGGTGACCGCTGTACCATTCATGCCCGTGGCGGTCGTCATCTTCCCTGTGAGGTTGTCGGCTTCCGGAATGACAGGGCCCTGATGATGCCGTTCGGTGCCGTCGAAGGCATTGGTATTGGCTGTCGCGCCGAAATTGGCGAGGCGGAGCCAATGATCTATCCGACACGGGAATGGCTCGGGCGGGTGATCAACGCCATGGGGGAGCCGATTGACGGCAAGGGACCACTGCCTCGCGGTGATGTCGGCATGCCAATTCACAATACGCCCCCGCCGGCGCATCAGCGACAGCGCGTTGCCGGCAAGCTGGATGTCGGTGTGCGGGTAATGAACAGTTTCCTGACCCTTTGTAATGGTCAGCGCATGGGAATCTTTGCCGGGTCCGGTGTTGGCAAGTCTTCGGTGCTGTCAATGATTGCACGTGGAACCTCAGCCGAGGTGAATGTCATCGGCCTGATCGGTGAACGTGGCCGTGAGGCACGGGAGTTCATTGAAGATGATCTTGGTGACGATGGCATGGCCCGGAGCGTAATTGTTGCGGCAACGTCAGACGAGCCGCCACTGATGCGCCGCCAGGCGGCTTACGTAACGATGGCGGTTGCTGAATTTTTCCGGGATCAGGATTGTCAGGTCCTGTGCATGATGGATTCCGTCACGCGATTTGCGATGGCCCAGCGTGAGATCAGCTTGTCAGCAGGCGAGCCGCCGACGTCAAAAGGCTATACACCGACCGTATTTGCAGAATTGCCGAAACTTCTGGAGCGCGCAGGACCGGGCATTGATCGCGGCAGCATTACCGGTCTGTTCACCGTGCTGGTGGAAGGTGATGATCATAATGAGCCGATTTCCGATGCTGTCCGGGGTATTCTGGACGGCCATATTGTTCTCGACCGTGAAATTGCCGAGCGCGGGCGCTATCCGGCAGTGAATGTTCTGCGTTCTGTCTCCAGAACCATGCCTGCCTGTAATACGGCGGAGGAAACAGCGATTGTAAGCCGGGCGCGCCGACTGATGGCGACCTATGATGATATGGCTGAACTGATCCGTCTTGGTGCCTATCGGAAAGGCTCTGATCCGGGAATTGATGAAGCAATTCACTATCACGAACCGCTGGAAGAATTTATGACCCAGCAGAAGGGTGAGGCGACGGATCTCGCCACTGGTTATCAACGACTTGCAGAAATATTGGGGGCTTGA
- a CDS encoding AAA domain-containing protein, which yields MRLLIIGSLGGQIGAASKIAVSRGAKVVHADNVAEALNVLRSGQGADLIMIDVKQNIAQLVESLKSERISATVVACGTENDSQAAVGAIKAGAQEFVPLPPDPELMAAVFEAVAEESHALIAADSRMLETIRLAEQVAPTEATILISGESGTGKEVIAHHIHRKSRRSKNRFVAVNCAAIPENLLESELFGHEKGAFTGAVARRLGKFEEANGGTMLLDEISEMDIRLQAKLLRVIQEREIDRLGGTKPVRVDVRILATTNRDLQSEVREGRFREDLYFRLNVVNLAMPSLRDRPADIEVLSTHFARKYAELNHMPERAIDPGALTMLKSHSWPGNVRELENTIHRAVIITTGDRIGPDSIMITPSSSSQQKDTADGTTGLVGRTVADVERDLIIDTLQHCVGNRTHAANILGISIRTLRNKLNLYNDQGVAVPAPGEG from the coding sequence ATGCGTCTACTCATTATCGGTTCACTTGGCGGACAGATCGGTGCAGCGAGCAAGATTGCGGTATCGCGCGGGGCAAAGGTTGTCCATGCCGATAACGTAGCCGAAGCGCTGAACGTGCTGCGGTCCGGTCAGGGTGCTGACCTGATCATGATCGACGTGAAGCAGAATATTGCGCAGCTGGTCGAAAGCCTCAAATCCGAGCGCATTTCTGCCACTGTTGTTGCCTGTGGCACAGAGAATGACAGCCAGGCCGCCGTCGGGGCAATCAAGGCCGGAGCGCAGGAATTTGTACCGCTGCCGCCTGATCCCGAACTGATGGCCGCCGTGTTCGAGGCCGTCGCGGAGGAAAGCCATGCGCTGATTGCCGCAGACAGCCGCATGCTGGAGACCATCCGCCTTGCCGAGCAGGTCGCCCCGACAGAGGCAACCATTCTGATTTCCGGAGAAAGCGGTACCGGTAAGGAAGTCATTGCGCATCACATTCACCGCAAAAGCCGGCGATCAAAAAACCGGTTTGTTGCCGTCAACTGCGCCGCCATTCCGGAAAACCTGCTGGAAAGTGAGCTTTTCGGCCATGAAAAGGGAGCCTTCACCGGCGCGGTTGCCCGCAGGCTTGGCAAGTTTGAGGAAGCCAATGGCGGCACCATGCTGCTCGACGAAATCAGCGAAATGGATATTCGCCTGCAGGCAAAGCTGCTGCGTGTCATTCAGGAACGCGAAATTGACCGGCTGGGCGGCACGAAGCCGGTCCGGGTGGATGTCCGGATTCTGGCAACGACGAACCGTGACCTGCAATCGGAAGTGCGTGAAGGACGTTTCCGGGAAGATCTTTATTTCCGCCTGAACGTCGTCAATCTGGCGATGCCGTCACTCCGCGACCGGCCCGCCGATATCGAAGTCCTGTCGACCCATTTCGCCCGGAAATATGCCGAACTGAACCATATGCCGGAGCGGGCTATTGATCCCGGCGCCCTTACCATGCTGAAAAGTCACAGCTGGCCGGGAAATGTCCGGGAACTGGAAAATACAATCCATCGTGCCGTGATCATCACCACCGGTGACAGGATCGGGCCCGATTCAATCATGATCACCCCCTCATCCTCCTCTCAGCAGAAAGATACGGCAGACGGCACCACAGGTCTGGTTGGCCGGACCGTCGCAGATGTCGAACGTGACCTGATCATTGATACATTGCAGCACTGCGTCGGCAACCGGACGCATGCCGCGAACATTCTGGGCATTTCAATCCGGACGCTGCGAAACAAGCTGAATCTGTACAACGATCAGGGTGTTGCCGTACCAGCTCCCGGCGAAGGGTGA
- a CDS encoding cyclase family protein — protein MTTQRWKRRPEGSTWGDFGEDDQQGRMNLLTPEVVRSAISEVQEGVTFCLSLPLDLPGGDSVNSKRKPPELRPVFVGDDVYSNYRWSERIPGNHDISSDEAVLLHSQYSTQWDSLAHIGAEFDADGDGVPEALYYNGFRAGEDIHSPYEGGARALSIDNMATACVQTRGVMIDARRHLGDARTAIDMDGLQQIMDTDGIDVREGDMLCLHTGFATMIMEMAGNPDAAKLHSSCAVLNGRDDRLLRWISDTGIVAIASDNMAVEDSHGTGGAEDGGSRLPLHHHCLFKLGVHLGELWYFEDLAKALVDRKRNSFLITAPPLRLPGAVGSPVTPVATI, from the coding sequence ATGACCACACAACGATGGAAACGAAGACCTGAGGGCTCAACCTGGGGCGATTTTGGTGAAGATGACCAGCAGGGCAGAATGAATCTGCTGACACCAGAGGTGGTCCGCAGCGCCATATCCGAGGTACAGGAGGGCGTCACCTTTTGCCTGAGCCTGCCACTGGATCTGCCGGGCGGCGACAGTGTGAACAGCAAGCGCAAGCCACCTGAACTGCGCCCGGTATTCGTTGGCGATGACGTCTATTCAAACTATCGCTGGAGTGAACGCATTCCCGGCAACCATGACATCAGCAGCGACGAAGCGGTTCTGCTACACAGCCAGTATTCAACCCAATGGGATAGCCTGGCCCATATCGGGGCCGAGTTTGATGCCGACGGGGATGGCGTGCCCGAAGCCCTGTATTACAACGGATTTCGTGCCGGAGAAGATATTCACAGCCCCTACGAAGGCGGCGCCCGTGCACTCAGCATCGACAATATGGCAACAGCCTGCGTCCAGACCCGCGGTGTCATGATCGACGCCCGGCGTCATCTTGGCGATGCCCGTACAGCCATTGATATGGACGGCCTCCAGCAGATCATGGATACCGATGGTATTGATGTTCGCGAAGGCGACATGCTCTGCCTTCATACCGGGTTTGCCACCATGATCATGGAAATGGCAGGTAATCCGGATGCAGCAAAACTCCACAGTTCCTGTGCCGTGCTGAATGGCCGTGACGACAGACTGCTGCGTTGGATCAGTGACACCGGCATTGTTGCGATTGCTTCCGACAATATGGCAGTTGAAGACTCCCATGGCACTGGTGGCGCAGAAGATGGCGGTTCCCGGCTTCCCCTGCATCACCATTGCCTGTTCAAACTTGGCGTACATCTCGGGGAACTCTGGTATTTTGAAGATCTGGCGAAGGCCCTGGTTGACCGTAAGCGCAACAGCTTCCTGATCACGGCCCCGCCACTACGCCTGCCCGGCGCCGTTGGTTCGCCGGTAACCCCTGTCGCGACCATTTGA
- the fliN gene encoding flagellar motor switch protein FliN: MADDNDLNLPDLDEVAASGGSMGMDEEMTDPPEPDMSAASRTARDLEAVYDIPVQVSAVLGKSTMQVSQLLRLGRGAVVELDRKVGEAIDIYVNNRLVARGEVVVVEDRLGVTMTEIIKTDRA; this comes from the coding sequence ATGGCGGATGATAATGATCTGAATCTGCCTGACCTTGATGAAGTCGCAGCCAGCGGCGGATCAATGGGCATGGACGAGGAAATGACGGATCCCCCTGAGCCGGACATGAGCGCGGCATCGCGCACTGCCCGGGATCTGGAGGCTGTCTACGACATTCCCGTGCAGGTATCGGCCGTGCTCGGCAAATCAACAATGCAGGTCAGCCAGCTTTTGCGACTGGGTCGTGGCGCTGTCGTCGAACTGGACCGCAAGGTTGGCGAGGCCATCGATATTTATGTGAATAACAGACTTGTAGCGCGTGGCGAAGTCGTCGTCGTGGAAGACCGGCTTGGTGTGACCATGACGGAAATCATCAAGACCGACCGGGCCTGA
- a CDS encoding GTP-binding protein encodes MRLKTFTAIDMADAMRLVRLEMGDDAIIVSTQKGIDGSGVRVTAALEPSTGPAKETEEKPRTQQPAAIDSIRRTLDAHNAPPRLVDRLLNAARQIEVEDPVMALAGALEAGFTFAPIPQDAAPKPFMLIGPHGVGKTVTVAKLAARAMLAGNPVRVITTDTTSAGAIARLDAFTKIMSIRLETAESAAALAKLLQSRTGNELTFIDSTAGNPFNRMDMADLADYFTASELEPVLVLAAGGDPLESAEIGEAYAGLGATRLLATRLDMTRRLGSLLSAADAGRMMFCDVCATPQVANGVSPINPVVLAQLLMPDYQQSTSSYSLDEALS; translated from the coding sequence ATGCGCTTGAAAACCTTCACAGCAATAGACATGGCAGATGCCATGCGGCTTGTCCGGCTGGAAATGGGTGATGATGCCATCATCGTCTCGACCCAGAAGGGTATCGACGGCTCTGGCGTGCGTGTCACGGCAGCCCTTGAACCATCGACCGGCCCGGCCAAGGAGACCGAAGAAAAACCACGGACGCAGCAGCCCGCGGCCATCGATTCCATCCGCCGGACGCTGGATGCCCATAACGCCCCGCCCCGGCTGGTTGACAGGCTGCTGAATGCGGCCCGCCAGATCGAGGTGGAAGATCCGGTAATGGCACTGGCCGGCGCGCTGGAGGCCGGATTTACTTTTGCCCCCATTCCACAGGATGCCGCGCCGAAGCCCTTTATGCTGATCGGCCCTCACGGTGTCGGCAAAACAGTAACCGTAGCCAAGCTGGCAGCCCGGGCCATGCTGGCCGGCAACCCGGTTCGTGTCATTACCACCGACACCACCAGCGCCGGTGCCATTGCCCGGCTGGACGCCTTCACCAAGATCATGAGCATCCGGCTGGAAACCGCCGAAAGCGCCGCTGCACTCGCCAAATTGCTGCAAAGCCGCACCGGCAACGAACTGACCTTCATCGACAGCACCGCCGGCAATCCGTTCAACCGCATGGATATGGCCGATCTGGCAGATTACTTCACCGCCTCGGAACTGGAACCCGTTCTGGTGCTGGCGGCCGGTGGCGATCCGCTGGAATCAGCCGAAATCGGTGAAGCCTATGCCGGACTGGGTGCAACAAGATTACTGGCCACCCGTCTCGACATGACCCGGCGACTGGGCAGCCTGCTCAGTGCTGCCGATGCCGGGCGCATGATGTTCTGCGATGTCTGCGCCACACCCCAGGTAGCCAACGGCGTCAGCCCGATCAACCCGGTCGTTCTGGCACAATTGCTAATGCCCGATTATCAACAGTCAACTTCGAGTTACTCCCTCGATGAGGCCCTATCATGA
- a CDS encoding P-loop NTPase: MSTVTPLAPRTNARPRGRNLVAIASGKGGVGKTLFAISLSHALARAGRKVLLFDGDLGLANVDIQLGLMPKHDLGGVIAGRMSLNQAVLPFDDGGFDIISGRSGSGSLVDLPVGRLQGLGDDLTLMAANYDHVIIDLGAGVEKTVRALTNNVGVILVVTTDEPTSLTDAYAFIKVTHMDQPDADIRVVVNMSNTPKEGERTYNTLLKACEGFLKFSPALAGTVRRDDKVRSAIRSQTPLLMRYPNTDAAADIEAIATRLIKGSG; this comes from the coding sequence ATGAGTACTGTCACACCACTCGCGCCAAGAACCAATGCCCGGCCACGAGGCCGCAATCTGGTTGCTATCGCATCCGGTAAGGGCGGCGTCGGAAAGACGCTCTTTGCCATCAGCCTGAGCCATGCGCTCGCACGCGCCGGACGCAAGGTCCTGCTGTTCGACGGAGACCTTGGACTGGCCAACGTGGATATTCAGCTTGGCCTGATGCCAAAGCATGACCTCGGCGGTGTAATTGCTGGCCGGATGTCACTCAATCAGGCGGTTCTGCCGTTTGATGACGGTGGATTTGATATCATCTCCGGGCGTTCCGGTTCCGGCAGCCTTGTTGATCTGCCGGTTGGACGTCTGCAGGGGCTCGGTGACGACCTGACCCTGATGGCGGCCAATTACGATCATGTCATCATTGACCTCGGGGCGGGTGTCGAAAAGACGGTCCGGGCCCTGACCAATAATGTCGGGGTCATTCTTGTGGTGACAACCGATGAGCCGACCTCTCTCACCGATGCCTATGCCTTTATCAAGGTGACCCATATGGATCAGCCGGATGCAGATATCCGGGTTGTCGTGAACATGTCGAACACGCCGAAGGAAGGCGAACGTACCTACAACACCCTGCTGAAAGCCTGTGAGGGTTTTCTGAAGTTCAGCCCGGCACTTGCCGGAACAGTTCGCCGCGATGACAAGGTCCGGTCTGCGATCCGCAGCCAGACCCCGTTGCTGATGCGCTATCCGAACACGGACGCCGCAGCAGATATCGAAGCCATCGCGACACGCCTGATCAAAGGCAGCGGCTGA
- a CDS encoding response regulator produces the protein MRVLLVEDEQATAKSIELMLRSENMVVDTTEYGEDGLEIGKLYDYDIIILDLMLPDIDGYEVLRRLRDAKVQTPVLILSGLSEPDNKIKGLGTGADDYLTKPFDKRELIARIQAIVRRSKGHAQSIIHTGRLSVNLDARTVEVDSHPIHLTGKEYGILELLSLRKGTTLTKEMFLNHLYGGIDEPELKIIDVFVCKLRKKLSNATAGENYIETVWGRGYVLRDPDEVINPKSAVA, from the coding sequence ATGCGCGTGCTTCTGGTTGAAGACGAGCAGGCAACGGCAAAAAGCATCGAATTGATGCTCCGGTCTGAAAATATGGTGGTCGACACGACCGAATATGGGGAAGACGGCCTCGAAATCGGGAAACTGTATGATTACGACATCATCATTCTCGATCTCATGCTGCCTGACATTGACGGATATGAGGTTCTGCGGCGTCTTCGCGACGCAAAAGTGCAGACACCCGTCCTGATTCTGTCCGGCCTGTCCGAGCCAGACAACAAGATCAAGGGGCTTGGGACCGGGGCTGACGATTACCTCACCAAACCCTTCGACAAGCGTGAACTGATTGCGCGTATTCAGGCGATTGTCCGCCGCTCCAAGGGGCATGCACAATCCATCATTCATACCGGTCGTCTGTCGGTCAATCTGGATGCCAGAACCGTTGAGGTTGACAGCCATCCGATCCACCTGACCGGCAAGGAATACGGTATCCTCGAATTGCTGTCCCTGCGGAAGGGCACAACCCTGACCAAGGAGATGTTCCTCAATCATCTCTATGGCGGCATTGACGAGCCGGAACTCAAGATCATCGATGTTTTCGTCTGCAAGCTCCGCAAGAAGCTTTCAAACGCGACCGCCGGCGAGAATTACATTGAGACCGTCTGGGGACGTGGCTACGTACTGCGCGACCCTGATGAAGTGATTAATCCGAAAAGTGCGGTTGCCTGA
- a CDS encoding AraC family transcriptional regulator, with product MPSVAILTLPEFNEVDSFVAYHMLNRAPEVDAFLAGPEPEVVSFFGTRVHIDHSLEDALKADAVIVGSGRLTRKFAANNDFLTALKFRPDQQIVASQCSGALILAKLGLLQGLPVCTDNMTRPWIEEMGLTVLDRTLAVDGNIATAGGCLGAQQLAAWILCRLVGEAAARDALAYVAPIGEGDNFVDNLVKAATQADQSR from the coding sequence ATGCCATCCGTTGCCATACTGACGCTGCCTGAATTCAATGAAGTCGACAGTTTTGTCGCCTACCACATGCTGAACCGGGCACCGGAGGTTGATGCTTTTCTTGCCGGGCCGGAACCGGAGGTCGTTTCCTTCTTCGGCACACGGGTTCATATCGACCACAGTCTGGAAGACGCCCTGAAAGCCGATGCAGTCATTGTCGGCAGTGGCCGTCTGACCAGAAAGTTTGCCGCTAATAACGATTTCCTGACCGCGCTGAAATTCAGACCAGATCAGCAGATCGTCGCGTCACAATGTTCGGGGGCGCTGATTCTGGCAAAACTCGGTTTGCTGCAAGGACTACCGGTCTGCACCGACAACATGACCCGACCCTGGATCGAGGAGATGGGACTTACCGTGCTCGACAGAACCCTTGCGGTGGACGGAAATATTGCCACTGCCGGGGGATGTCTCGGCGCACAGCAACTGGCGGCCTGGATACTTTGCCGCCTGGTTGGCGAAGCTGCCGCCCGCGATGCCCTGGCATATGTTGCGCCCATCGGCGAGGGCGATAATTTTGTCGATAATCTGGTCAAAGCCGCAACACAGGCTGATCAGAGCCGGTGA
- a CDS encoding flagellar motor protein MotA encodes MADNSSGGGTSIDLATILGLLGAFGLIISAMVLGGSPGSFVDIPSILIVIGGTFAVTMVSFSISEMLRAGVVIGKTFVATQYDPSGAANQVMQLSELARKKGVLALQGVVEGLNETPFLHKAISMVVDGTPGDEVELVMRRDLNSTISRHQKSAAVLKRAAEVSPAMGLIGTLIGLVQMLGNLDDPSTIGPSMAVALLTTFYGAILANMVFSPLASKLEKNSDEEMVVNQVYLLGAGSIGRQENPRRLELLINSLLPPSQRITYFD; translated from the coding sequence ATGGCAGACAACAGCTCTGGTGGCGGCACGTCAATCGACCTCGCGACAATACTGGGACTTCTCGGTGCTTTCGGGCTGATCATCTCGGCCATGGTGCTGGGCGGTTCTCCCGGTTCATTTGTAGATATACCCTCAATCCTGATCGTCATCGGCGGGACATTCGCAGTTACGATGGTCAGTTTTTCCATTTCCGAGATGCTTCGCGCCGGCGTGGTTATCGGGAAAACCTTTGTCGCAACCCAGTATGACCCGAGCGGGGCCGCCAATCAGGTGATGCAGCTGTCTGAACTGGCCCGCAAGAAAGGCGTTCTGGCATTGCAGGGGGTTGTTGAAGGGCTGAACGAGACACCGTTTCTGCACAAGGCCATTTCGATGGTCGTCGATGGTACGCCGGGCGATGAAGTTGAACTTGTGATGCGGCGTGATCTCAACTCTACCATCTCACGCCATCAGAAAAGTGCGGCAGTCCTGAAGCGGGCAGCCGAAGTTTCCCCGGCCATGGGTCTGATCGGTACATTGATCGGGCTGGTTCAGATGCTGGGTAATCTGGATGACCCCTCGACCATCGGTCCCAGCATGGCCGTTGCCCTGCTGACCACATTCTACGGCGCCATTCTGGCGAACATGGTGTTCTCGCCGCTGGCATCGAAACTGGAAAAAAATTCGGACGAAGAAATGGTCGTCAATCAGGTCTATCTGTTGGGGGCCGGGTCGATCGGTCGCCAGGAAAACCCCCGGCGTCTGGAACTTCTTATCAACAGTCTGCTGCCACCTTCGCAGCGCATCACGTATTTTGACTAG
- the flhA gene encoding flagellar biosynthesis protein FlhA yields the protein MADALPQTDNQTPEGGGADGGGVNFDSLFARAQAALRRGDILLALGVILIVGVLILPLPVWLLDFSLALSITFSVMILMTAIFIEKPLEFSAFPMILLIATMLRLALNMASTRLILANGHEGTAAAGKVIEAFGDFVMSGNFVIGIIVFAILVIVNFIVITKGSGRIAEVTARFTLDAMPGKQMAIDADLSSGLLDEEGARARRKQLEEESSFFGAMDGASKFVRGDAIAGLLITFINVIGGIIIGVAQQDMAFSDAADAYTRLTVGDGLVTQIPALLVSVGAGMLITKAGVEGGAEKAVIGQLTSYPKVLGISSGLLAFFAFLPGMPFVPFSLLAGVTGISAFMLARQKRETALQLAQEAERRQEAEQQAPVEDEPISTALRIDLVRLELGYGLLSMINSPRGQKLTDQVKALRRQLASEMGFVMPSVRIQDNMQLGANNYVIRVKEIEAGRGDLRPNMLLVMDPRGDDITIPGEKTTEPTFGLPATWIDMANREEAMFRGYTVVDPSTVITTHITEVIKDNMSELLSHSETQKLLDELDKEQQKLVADLVPGQITVGGIQRVLQNLLKERVSVRDLPTILEGISETSGHTRNIMQITEHVRTRLARQISDMNLNADGVVPLVTLSPQWEQAFAESLIGQGDDRQLAMPPSQLQDFIAKVRQTFEHFAMMGETPALLTSPAIRPYVRSIIERFRPVTTVMSQNEIHPKARIRTLGQV from the coding sequence ATGGCTGACGCCCTTCCCCAGACCGATAACCAGACACCGGAAGGTGGCGGCGCTGACGGTGGCGGTGTCAATTTCGACAGCCTGTTTGCCCGCGCACAGGCTGCACTGCGCCGCGGTGATATTCTGCTGGCACTCGGCGTCATCCTGATTGTCGGCGTCCTGATCCTGCCCTTGCCGGTCTGGCTGCTGGATTTCAGTCTCGCGCTCTCCATCACCTTCTCGGTGATGATCCTGATGACCGCGATATTCATCGAAAAACCGCTCGAATTCAGTGCATTTCCGATGATCCTGCTGATCGCGACCATGCTGCGGCTGGCACTCAACATGGCATCAACGCGGCTAATTCTGGCCAATGGTCATGAAGGTACGGCTGCTGCCGGAAAGGTTATTGAAGCCTTTGGCGACTTTGTCATGTCCGGCAATTTCGTGATTGGCATCATCGTTTTCGCGATTCTGGTGATCGTCAATTTCATCGTCATTACCAAAGGTTCCGGGCGTATCGCGGAAGTCACCGCACGCTTTACTCTCGATGCCATGCCCGGCAAGCAGATGGCCATTGATGCCGATCTTTCCTCCGGTCTGCTGGATGAAGAAGGTGCCCGCGCACGCCGCAAGCAGCTGGAAGAAGAAAGCAGCTTCTTCGGCGCGATGGATGGTGCCTCGAAATTTGTCCGGGGTGATGCGATTGCCGGATTGCTGATTACCTTCATCAATGTGATCGGCGGCATCATTATCGGCGTTGCCCAGCAGGACATGGCATTTTCTGATGCGGCCGATGCCTATACCCGTCTGACCGTGGGTGATGGCCTTGTAACGCAAATTCCGGCGCTGCTGGTCTCCGTCGGTGCGGGTATGCTGATCACCAAGGCCGGTGTAGAAGGCGGAGCCGAGAAAGCCGTCATCGGTCAGCTGACCAGTTATCCGAAGGTGCTGGGCATCAGTTCAGGCCTGCTGGCCTTCTTCGCCTTTCTTCCGGGTATGCCATTCGTTCCTTTCTCGCTGCTGGCCGGGGTCACCGGGATCAGTGCTTTCATGCTGGCCCGCCAGAAACGTGAAACCGCACTGCAACTTGCGCAGGAAGCCGAACGACGTCAGGAAGCCGAGCAGCAGGCCCCTGTAGAGGACGAACCGATTTCCACAGCGCTCCGTATTGATCTGGTTCGTCTTGAACTGGGATATGGTCTGCTGAGCATGATCAACAGCCCGCGTGGCCAGAAACTGACCGATCAGGTCAAGGCACTGCGGCGACAGCTGGCTTCCGAAATGGGCTTTGTCATGCCGAGTGTCCGCATTCAGGACAACATGCAGCTTGGCGCAAACAATTACGTCATCCGGGTCAAGGAGATCGAGGCCGGACGCGGTGATTTGCGGCCCAATATGCTGCTGGTGATGGACCCGCGGGGTGATGACATCACAATCCCCGGTGAAAAAACGACTGAGCCGACCTTTGGCCTTCCCGCCACCTGGATTGACATGGCGAACCGGGAAGAAGCCATGTTCCGCGGTTATACGGTCGTTGATCCGTCAACAGTCATCACCACCCATATCACCGAAGTCATCAAAGACAACATGTCGGAACTGTTGTCGCACAGCGAAACCCAGAAGCTGCTTGATGAACTCGACAAGGAACAGCAGAAACTGGTCGCTGACCTTGTGCCCGGCCAGATCACGGTTGGTGGTATCCAGCGTGTTCTCCAGAATCTGCTGAAGGAACGCGTGTCAGTCCGCGATCTGCCGACCATACTGGAAGGGATATCGGAAACATCAGGGCACACACGCAATATCATGCAGATAACCGAGCATGTCCGGACCCGGCTGGCGCGACAGATCAGCGACATGAACCTGAACGCGGATGGCGTGGTGCCGCTTGTCACCCTGTCACCGCAGTGGGAACAGGCATTTGCCGAATCCCTCATCGGTCAGGGCGACGATCGCCAGCTTGCGATGCCACCCAGCCAGTTGCAGGATTTCATTGCAAAGGTACGCCAGACCTTTGAACATTTTGCCATGATGGGCGAAACGCCAGCTTTGCTGACCAGCCCGGCAATCCGCCCCTATGTGCGATCGATCATCGAGCGCTTCAGGCCTGTTACAACCGTCATGTCCCAGAATGAAATCCACCCGAAAGCGCGCATACGCACGCTGGGTCAGGTCTAG